A stretch of the Flavobacterium aquiphilum genome encodes the following:
- a CDS encoding acetyl-CoA C-acyltransferase, whose translation MSKRVVIVSAVRTPIGSFMGGLSTVTAPKLGAIAIKGALEKIQLDPNLVDEVFMGTVIQAGLGQAPARQAALYAGLSNNVACTTVNKVCASGMKAIILGSQAIQCGDAEIVVAGGMENMSLIPHYMNLRSGTKFGPSTMIDGMQKDGLTDAYDNNAMGVSADLCATEYKISREEQDNFAIQSYERSAKAWNEGKFDNEIVPVPVPQRKGDPIIISKDEEFTNVTLAKIPTLSPVFTKDGTVTAANASTINDGAAAVVLMSEEKAISLGLKPLAYIKGYADAAQEPKWFTTTPAKALPKALAKANLTLDEIDYFEFNEAFSVVGLANSKILGLDNDKVNVNGGAVSLGHPLGCSGARIIVTLLNVLEQNNAKYGAAAICNGGGGASAFVIERYIA comes from the coding sequence ATGAGCAAAAGAGTTGTTATCGTTTCTGCCGTTAGAACCCCAATCGGCAGTTTTATGGGAGGATTATCTACAGTTACTGCGCCAAAATTAGGAGCAATAGCCATAAAAGGTGCACTAGAAAAAATACAATTAGACCCAAATTTAGTTGACGAAGTTTTCATGGGAACAGTTATCCAGGCTGGTTTAGGTCAGGCTCCTGCACGCCAGGCGGCGCTTTACGCTGGTCTTTCAAACAATGTTGCCTGCACAACGGTAAATAAAGTATGTGCTTCGGGAATGAAAGCTATAATACTTGGATCGCAAGCCATCCAATGCGGCGATGCCGAAATTGTAGTTGCCGGAGGAATGGAAAACATGAGTTTGATTCCGCATTATATGAATTTGAGAAGCGGAACAAAATTCGGCCCAAGCACAATGATCGACGGAATGCAAAAAGATGGTTTAACTGACGCTTATGACAATAATGCGATGGGAGTTTCGGCCGACCTTTGCGCAACAGAATATAAAATTTCCAGAGAAGAACAAGACAACTTTGCAATTCAGTCTTATGAGCGTTCTGCCAAAGCCTGGAACGAAGGTAAATTCGACAATGAAATTGTACCCGTTCCCGTTCCTCAAAGAAAAGGAGATCCAATTATCATTTCAAAAGACGAGGAATTCACCAATGTAACTTTGGCAAAAATCCCAACGCTAAGCCCGGTATTTACCAAAGACGGAACTGTTACCGCAGCAAACGCTTCAACGATAAACGATGGTGCAGCAGCCGTAGTTTTGATGAGTGAAGAAAAAGCAATTTCGCTAGGCTTAAAACCTTTAGCTTACATAAAAGGATATGCCGATGCTGCTCAAGAACCAAAATGGTTTACTACAACTCCTGCTAAAGCACTTCCTAAAGCATTGGCAAAAGCCAACCTTACTTTAGACGAAATTGATTATTTTGAATTCAACGAAGCTTTTTCGGTAGTTGGATTAGCCAATTCGAAAATACTTGGATTAGACAACGACAAAGTAAATGTTAACGGTGGAGCGGTTTCATTAGGACATCCTCTGGGCTGTTCAGGAGCCAGAATCATTGTTACTTTATTGAATGTTTTGGAACAAAATAATGCAAAATATGGCGCAGCGGCTATATGTAACGGTGGTGGTGGCGCATCTGCTTTCGTTATAGAAAGATATATTGCATAA
- a CDS encoding C40 family peptidase, with the protein MFGICNLAMIPLRAEASDRSEIVSQVLFGEHFKVLEQEKQWSHIKLQYDDYEGWIDTKQFQPISEACYNQLSSDAIILNADLIEYVVAPSNLLLPIPLGASLSFLNNPEINTANFNFEGTKISGVKPRKNIITSAFMYLNAPYLWGGKTPFGIDCSGFTQMVYKLNGYKLLRDASQQATQGEALSFIEESEPGDLAFFDNDEGRIIHVGIIMENNYIIHASGKVRIDRLDHLGIYNAETGKHTHKLRVIKKIIP; encoded by the coding sequence ATGTTTGGAATTTGTAATCTAGCCATGATTCCACTTCGCGCCGAAGCCAGTGACAGAAGCGAAATTGTTTCCCAGGTATTGTTTGGAGAGCATTTTAAAGTTTTGGAACAAGAAAAACAATGGTCTCATATCAAACTGCAATATGATGATTACGAAGGCTGGATAGATACCAAACAATTTCAACCGATTTCAGAAGCTTGCTATAACCAACTTTCATCAGATGCCATCATTCTCAATGCCGATTTGATTGAATATGTTGTGGCTCCATCTAATTTATTGCTCCCCATTCCGCTTGGAGCTTCTTTATCTTTTCTAAATAATCCGGAAATTAATACCGCTAATTTCAATTTTGAAGGAACTAAAATAAGCGGAGTAAAACCACGAAAAAACATAATAACTTCAGCTTTTATGTACCTGAACGCTCCCTATTTATGGGGCGGTAAAACACCTTTCGGGATAGACTGTTCCGGTTTTACACAAATGGTTTACAAACTGAACGGTTATAAATTATTGCGTGATGCATCACAACAAGCCACACAAGGAGAAGCCTTGAGTTTTATTGAAGAAAGCGAGCCAGGTGATTTGGCTTTTTTCGATAATGACGAAGGAAGAATCATTCACGTGGGAATAATAATGGAAAACAACTATATTATCCATGCCAGCGGAAAAGTTAGGATCGACAGATTAGACCACCTTGGAATCTACAACGCCGAAACTGGCAAACACACCCACAAACTAAGGGTAATCAAAAAAATTATACCTTAA
- the ytxJ gene encoding bacillithiol system redox-active protein YtxJ gives MSLFNSLFGSSEEKKEKESKINWIPLQHAGQLDEMIAFSNQKPALIFKHSTRCSISRFALKQFENEYDLEDRVDAYFLDLLEYRDISNEIANRFQVMHQSPQLLLIKNGESVYNVSHSDIDAGELVERL, from the coding sequence ATGAGCCTATTTAATTCCCTATTTGGTAGTTCAGAAGAAAAGAAAGAAAAAGAAAGTAAAATTAATTGGATTCCGCTTCAGCATGCGGGACAGTTGGATGAAATGATTGCCTTTTCGAATCAAAAGCCAGCCTTGATTTTTAAACACAGCACCCGTTGCAGCATAAGTAGATTTGCATTAAAGCAGTTTGAAAACGAATATGATTTAGAAGATAGGGTAGATGCCTATTTTTTGGATTTGTTGGAGTACAGAGATATTTCCAATGAAATTGCCAATCGTTTTCAGGTTATGCACCAATCTCCTCAATTATTGTTGATTAAAAACGGAGAATCGGTTTATAATGTCTCACATAGCGATATTGATGCCGGAGAATTGGTAGAAAGATTGTAA